The following coding sequences lie in one Arachis hypogaea cultivar Tifrunner chromosome 9, arahy.Tifrunner.gnm2.J5K5, whole genome shotgun sequence genomic window:
- the LOC112713079 gene encoding agamous-like MADS-box protein AGL62 — MSSSRSGARKSRGRQRIEMKKMSNESNLQVTFSKRRSGLFKKASELCTLCGADVALVVFSPGQKVFSFGHPNVETVIDRYLSRASTLPNLSGTLQFIEAHRNANVRDFNSRLMQVNNQLESEKQRSDHLNHFHKVAMNQFWWALPIENMSKTQLNQFRAALENLKKSVAQHVNSLFVHESINNPTQFFGQSSSNALVPHQPSPPPLPPPPTSAQLVPQLFGNGPHFLQHQSPMMLHESPMMQNHMFNMNNIGQFGSSAAGFL, encoded by the coding sequence ATGTCGAGTTCAAGAAGCGGTGCAAGGAAAAGCAGGGGTCGCCAAAGAATTGAGATGAAGAAGATGAGCAACGAAAGCAACCTCCAAGTCACGTTCTCTAAGCGTCGCAGCGGCTTGTTCAAGAAAGCAAGTGAGCTTTGCACCCTCTGCGGTGCTGACGTGGCACTCGTCGTGTTTTCTCCTGGCCAGAAAGTCTTTTCCTTCGGCCACCCAAACGTGGAAACCGTTATAGATCGTTACCTGTCGCGTGCATCTACTCTCCCAAACTTATCCGGCACTTTGCAATTCATTGAGGCGCACCGCAACGCCAATGTGCGTGACTTCAACTCTAGACTCATGCAGGTGAATAACCAACTTGAAAGTGAGAAGCAACGTTCTGATCACTTGAATCATTTTCATAAGGTTGCCATGAATCAGTTCTGGTGGGCCTTGCCAATTGAAAATATGAGCAAGACCCAACTAAACCAGTTCAGGGCGGCACTTGAGAACCTTAAAAAGAGTGTCGCGCAACATGTCAATAGCCTCTTCGTTCACGAAAGTATTAACAACCCTACTCAATTCTTTGGTCAGTCATCTTCAAATGCTCTAGTGCCACATcagccttctcctcctcctcttccaccaccaccaacttccgCTCAACTAGTTCCTCAGTTGTTTGGTAATGGTCCACACTTTCTACAGCATCAGAGCCCTATGATGCTTCATGAGAGCCCTATGATGCAAAATCATATGTTTAACATGAACAACATTGGACAATTTGGATCTTCTGCTGCTGGATTCCTTTGA